From Populus alba chromosome 16, ASM523922v2, whole genome shotgun sequence:
taataaataaagtacgagtaatttcaattataatctattaattatttaattaaaatattagaatgATACGTGGATTGCTACTAAGATGGATCATTTACTTGATCTCCACGCTGGtctggtattttttttccctttttataagggaatttgttttttgttttttttttaaaaatagatgatattttaaagagaataaaagtttatttatttttgtgttttaaaaatatttttaaaaaattaattttaaaaaaaaatttcagaatgttttgacatgttaatattaaaaataattttaaaaaaaaaataaaaataaaatattttaatatatttcaaaaataaaaacactttaaaaatttcTCAAATACCCTTATCGTCGACTTCGAGAGAATCTCCAACAACGTTCCGCAATTACTTGTTTAACGTGTAATCTATTCTCAATATCATGTCACGTCAATCTTTCTTTGATTGATTGTTAACtaattataagataaataaacctttttcttttaaagacaCCAATAGTCTACAGGGAGTTTTTAAGTGGAATAATGGAGGCAGTTACCATCAAagcttttcctattttttttaatatttacccTCTGTAGTGTCACGGTGGATGACTATTTTTTTACAGCTACATTTTTCACTCCCTCTGGCCTCTACCATTGCAcgatctgtaaaaaaaaaaaaaaaaaaaaaagatttccaaACAAACATCCTTCCTGGAGGCTAACAGAGCATGCTCCTCCATTATGAAAATGGTTAGATCACAGTTATAAAATTTGGCCTCATCTGGCTGGTCAACCCAGTAAATCATCGAATCAAAGTTTATCCCAAGCTTAGTTTCACTTTAAATTgtttcgattttatttttttaaaataaaaaatcttaacttAGATTGTGACCTAAGTTTTGAATTAAGttattgtttgatattatagtttaactgtgtttttaaaagtttttagtttaaattaattttttaatgtgttttgattGGTGTcgatgtaaaaattaaattttaaaaatattatttaatataattttaaaaaaaaaaatttaaaaagcaatatcTACTGCACTTTTAAACAAACACTAAATCAGCCATGGGTCAGTCTTAGGTTAATACTCGTTCTTATACATCGTTTAGAAACGTTCCatgaaaattctttttttttttttaattttttttatatttttaaattattttaatgtattagtgttaaaaataattttttaaaaaaatttatttaacatattttagataaaaaaaaaacactttaaaaaataattataattatcctTCTAAACATTTTgtaaagttaatatatatatatcggttCAGGAACTGGAGTGCTGAGCTACAATTGGGCTCAATGCCTCAAACCGAGCCCACTACTAATACCCATTCAGATTCCGTTGTTTGGACCCTTGAGGCATTGGATCAGCCGCTCAGATTCCTTCACATTGACACAacatttaaagatattttagaagtttttctgattttatatGCTTAAAAAATCTGAGAAAAAGTTTTTTGGGTGTAAAGcaaccaataaataaaaaaaaaaacttaatataggttttttttttcaacgtgGGATTctaacaaatattaattattatgatggttaaaaccaaaaaaaaccttgataagCTCTgaacaaaaattattgaatccttCTTCTCCAAATTCCTGCACTCCTcgtaaaaaatattgttgccGTAATATTTCACTTTTCACCGGAAAAACCAGCAAGGCAGCAAATGAAATGCTTCACTTGAAATCCAAgtctataaattattttctgtaAATCCTTGATTTCTTGCCGTCAAGGTTTagttttcttgcaattaaaaccATGTTGATTGCGCAGTCTGATAGCGCTCCTctctacctttttatttatttattgttattagtaTGTATTTCgatgtttatttcttttttacaagAAAGCAATGAATTATCTCACATACAACAAGTAAAATTTTAGCCACCGTTGGAGAAATCTCAAATCAATCTCCACTTGCTAAAGTATGTTTGTTATTgtgattgtggttattttttaaaatattttttatttgtaaatacatcaaaataatattttttttatttttaaaaaattatttttgatattagcacatcaaaataatataaaaacactaaaaaatattaatctaaaataaaaaaataaatgttttcaaaaatattttttttttaaaaaaaaaccaaacaaaactaaaatatttaaccCTTCCAAAGACCCAATcactcaaattaaaaactttatctaTAACGATTCATTTGAAATTCACACCATGTcacttgtttttgtattataaaaatatttttaaaaaaattaaaatttattttttgcttttaatttaattttttatatgttttttacattattttgatgtattaatattaaaaataaaatttaaaaaataaacaaaatattatttttatatatttttatacaaaacttattttaaaaaacaattattattgtaatatcAACCAAAACCCCCTGAGACTGGAGATTTGCCTAAAAGAAAATAGGTATTACGCAATTCCTACAATTAAAGCCCAGGAACACCAAAAAACGGAAGTTTACATcgcttaaaaaaaaagtcaaacttAATGAAAGTTGTTTAGGAATTGTTTGAGAACGTAGTGTGAAAtgtgtttttaagattttttattttttaaaaaataaattttttatattattatattattttgatatattgatgtcaaaaatattttattttaatatattttcaagtgaaaaatactttgatccagtattattattataatttcaaataaaccctaacaaatataaaaaaactcaatcaagaaattaattttggtaACTTTTTGTATATTATTCTTGTAcggaaattagataaaaaaacatttatcacaCAGGTTGAATTAACATTTGATTaatcaatcataaaatattttaaaaattaatgttttaattatcaaacaaaaatagaaattaatgtattttgattttcataataGTTTGAAGGATCTAAATTTATTGGGTTTGGAGGTTACATATTGCTACcacataatattatattaaaacattaaattacaattctataaaattaaaaaaattaatttaaaaacaccggTGAAACAATAAATCACTTGTTTATCCAATTAAATTAgattagattatatatatatatatatatatatatatatatatataattaaattgaaatagcatttggtgttttttaaaaaatattttttatttgaaaatatattaaaatagtatagtttttttaaaaaaattattttttataccaataaattaaaatataaaaaaataacagaaaaataatttaaagtaaagaattttttttttttaaataaggcaCAGAAAAAAcagacataaaaaaacatttttttttaggatgacattgtgtgattgttttttaaaaatcacttttttataCAAGGTATTGTGTCGTTTCGGCTACTCGTATCCCTCCTACACAAACTTAAAAAACAGACACACACAATGTCCGAGGTTCTTTGGTACAAACGAGATCGGTCAAACACCACAATTAACGATCAAAGGAAAAGCCACGTCACAGACAGAcctcactttaaaaataattaacaacacTGTAACCGACTCCCTCGTAGTCTCCCTTAAACTAGTATTTCTACTGCAGGTGGAGTCGTCAGCAAACACAAATCACAACTAGTATTTCTACTGCAGGTGGAGTCGTCAGCAAACACAAATCACACCTACTCCACTTCTCAAGCTAGCCAGCCTGCTTTTTTTCATCTGTAGAAAAATGGCGTCCGTACTCAACTCAGCTCTGTCGTTGAATTTATCCAACTTTAAAAGGAAACGAGTTCGAACTCAGTATCTTGTCTCTCcgctttctctttctctctcaagtGAGTCGGCTTAACTCCTTCGTCACTCAGCTAAATATTTCTAAAACCAAACGACTATTCAACTTCAACCTggcctttctttctttctgttattATGGTGTTTTGCAGGGCGGAGAGTTACGATGGGAGCCGCAGAGACAGATGCAAATgaaggttttttcttctttttttgacattttatgGTTTAATCTAAGCGCGTggatttttgtgtttcttttttaaaagatgaatcTTAAAAAATGGTGTTAAGTTTGCGTGTAAAAATTGCAGCAAAACCTCAGGCACCAGATAAGGCGCCGGATAGCGGTGGTGGTGGTTCCAGCTTTAACCAGCTTCTTGGCATTAAAGGAGCTGCTAAAGAAACTGTCAGAACTCAatgcccttatttatttatattcacCAAGCTTCAAATCAacttatgatatttattttttaaaatagtgctTAATTTGCTACTCTAATCTTTTGTGTATATAATCTGATTTGATATTCAGACAGATTGTTTAATATATCTCAGATGGTAATAAACGGACGAGATTGATTGACTGATATTTCTAGTGTTAATATTTCTACTAATTTTAGTTACAATCTCCTGAAAGTTGACCCTAAAGAGTCAAAATTGAGACTTGGCAAGTACAGAAGGtttataagtttgaaaaaatGTGCCCTTGAAGAATTCATAGTGATGAAAAGACATCCTAGTAAATTGTTGCAATAAGGAAGGTCGTAAGTTCGTCTCGGAAGATTTTGTGGTCCCTGCCTAGATTTTGGGATTTTTGCTGGCTTCCGATGGtatattgtttttgtgattttgaatGTTGTCGTGCGAGGGAAGAGTGAAGAGAAGGATTACAGGGTTGTGCAAATGTTGATTGTGTAAATTTTGTGCTGCAGAATAAATGGAAGATTCGTCTTCAGCTTACAAAACCTGTTACTTGGCCTCCGTTGGTTTTGGGAGTAGTTTGTGGAGCTGCTGCTTCAGGTACTCTCTTTAAGTGTGACATATTTTGGTCCTCCATTGGTATGTGGATGACCAGATTGTAGACGCTACAAGTAGGCTATCCCCTTAATTTTATTGCCTTTTTAAAGCTTTCCCTTTTCCATGTGAGATAATCCCAAATTATGCATGAACTCACTTCTGATTCATTTTGCTTAAATGGCAGGAAACTTTGATTGGACCTTGGAGGATGTTGCCAAATCAATTGTTTGCATGCTTATGTCTGGACCACTTCTTACTGGCTATACGCAGGTACCCTTTCACGCATGTGGAGTAGGTCCTCTGGGGTTTAACTATATAGATATATGAATTCAAATCTCAAAGGTTTTCTTACATTTCACTCCCACAGACGATTAATGATTACTATGACCGAGAGATTGATGCAATCAATGAACCTTATCGTCCAATTCCATCAGGGGTAATTTCCGAGAATGAGGTCTGTAATATAACTAACtatctttgattaattaattattatgtaaaaaGGAATAGTGGATACCACTTCTAAAGTATTGTCATGCAACTCTCTGTAGGTTATCACCCAAATCTGGATTCTGCTTCTAGGGGGCCTTGGCTTGGCTGGTTTACTGGATGTGTGGGTAAGCAATTCAAATGTTGAATCAGCCTGTGTTTGCTGTGCATGAAATTATTCTGATTCTTGAATCCTTATTATTTAATAGGCAGGGCATGACTTCCCTATAGTTTTTTACCTTGCTTTGGGTGGATCATTGGTTTCGTACATATACTCCGCTCCTCCTTTGAAGGTAGAGTTTTCATTTCACTCCTTCATCAAGTCAAACAATAGAACATCGTTATTTCTGTTGCAATTAACTCTTAACTTGGTTCATAATATTGTTGTAGCTAAAACAAAATGGATGGATCGGAAACTATGCTCTGGGAGCAAGCTATATCAGTTTGCCATGGTGAGTAACCCTCCCTGTGTcgttcttcttttccttcttcatcTCTTTCGCTTTGTGTCTCTCATCTTTTCTGGttcctttatgtttttattttttggactatgtacatttatttaattttgtgaaatGTCCCATTTGCCTCTCAATCAGAAATGACCACAATTATTCATATAAAGGCAACATTGTCTTTTCAACCCAACATTTTCATGATATTACAGAAACTACAAGAAAAAGGTTCAGACTACTATATACTGGTTCAAATTGTCCACACGATGCACATGAAGAGGCCAAGAGCCTAGGACACATTTTGTGGCTTATGAGCTATTGACCTAAAGATTCTTTTGTGCTAACACAAATTGAATCGATGGAAAATGATTTAGAACCAACCCTTTATTCTTGTGATCATTCAAATCTTTATTAATCATAAAGCACCTATAAAGTGATAAATTGGGTGGTAAATGTGGTTAAGAGAACCTGTGTGCTTATGGTTTTGCTGCACTAATGTATCTCACCAGTTTTCAGTTGAAACTAAATCTCCCCTGGGTGTATTTCCCAATGTTATTGAAAGTAAAGACTGTGTTATGAACCATGACAGTAAGAAAGCTTTGACTTCAATTAGTCTCTTGTTGATAGGTGGGCTGGTCAAGCTTTGTTTGGGACCCTCACACCTGACATAATTGTCCTAACACTCTTGTACAGCATAGCTGGGGTACAGTTGACTGAAGTGACTTAATATCTGATTAATATGTCCTGTCTGACTGTTGCTAATTAACAGTTGTTCATTATCTTCAGCTAGGTATTGCTATTGTAAACGATTTTAAAAGTATTGAAGGAGATAGGCTACTTGGACTTCAGGTTAATGCACTCTCTCACATATGCTTGTAATGCATAGCTCTTGCTTTCCATAAATAGAATTGTCTCTTACCATTGTCTGTCTTTGTTTCAACCTTTCATGTTGCCATGCAATTTGAGCAGTCACTACCAGTAGCTTTTGGTGCTGAAACTGCTAAATGGATTTGTGTTGGTGCTATTGACATAACTCAAATATCCGTGGCTGGTATGTTGCTTTTTACACTTTCAGTTTCCTATATCGCCTGTATTGCTGGTGTTCTTCTAGactacaaaaattatttttctgataATTAATGGAACTGGTTTTGCTTCAAGTTTGGGAGATGATCCTCTATGgattaaacataataaaagccGTGGGGTCTCTACTAGATGGCATATCTTCTTTCCCTGTGAAAGAAATGATAATTGAatggttgtttttgtacaaaATAAAGCTGTAGGAATGTCTGTATAGTTATTAAGGGACGAGGGATTTTGGTGAAACAAAATGTATGATCCCCCCCAAATTTAACCATGTATGTGCTGTGTGGTTTTGGTGGAGACAGGGTTGTTTTTTATGCATTTGAAATATATCTTGGTGAAAGTGGTGAAGGTATATCTCATTTCAGGCTGTATTGATTAATGCAGGTTATCTGCTAGGAGCTGGTAAACCGTATCATGCCTTAGCCCTACTCGGTTTGATAATTCCACAAGTTTTTTTTCAGGTGAAGCATGATTCCTAAAGTTTAATAAGCTTACAGTTCACAGACATTTTTTGGGGTTACATATTTCTTTCTTAGGTTAGACCAAGGGTGTGGTTTTGATGTCACTTGCAAATGACATCCAATTGACATGCATTTAGTTTCGCTCTTGCTGGTTGAATTCcttgcttctttaagcttcatTTCACTTTATTTTACATAAGTTGTCGATCCATCTCTTTTTCTACATCGTCTTTGCCATTCTTTTCCCCTTTTGTATAGCCACATCAGCCTTTAATTTTGAAGTGGGCTGTTATCTGTTCATGACCGGTCATTGCCCCAGCCTGCTTCCATCACTGCTGATTAGTTCAGAGTATATTCTCCTTCAGGGCCTTCAATCTTAGATGTCTTCAGGATTGGAGGGACATAGCTTGACCTTCAACTAAGCACATATGCAAGGGGTTGTGAAGCCCTATAAGAAGTACCTATGCTTGaaagcttttcttttttgcttgcaTTTTATTTAGGTGACAATAGAATCCCCCTAAACATATTCAACATTAAGTTTCAATGATTTATTAATGtccctttttttccttccttgaAATGGTAGGTGGCatttctaaaaaagaaataagaaatgatagtATGTTGAGAGAATGAACACTATGCTGATCTTTTCTTGCAAAAATTTGTGCGCTGCAGTTTCAGTACTTCCTGAAGGACCCGGTGAAGTATGATGTTAAATATCAGGTACCATGAATGTCTTACCTTTATAACTTCTGTTCTTTGAGATTCTCCTGTGGTGTGAAGTGGAAATCAACTGCTGGAACCAATTTATCTATATGTTATAGCACAGCATGACCAAGAAAAGATAGACAAATGTTACTTGCAATTCAATACTAAGATATCATGTCAGGCCTTGAAGGGTCCAGTAGTCATATAAAAATCACAACTACCAGGAAAATCTGGAAGCCAGAACTAACAAAATAGCATGTGGTAAATTCTTCAGTAATGTTCTAGAGCTCACGTCACATCAATCAAGTCCACATGTAGTTTAGCTTCCGGTGCTCGGGGAGTTCACATGCAAGAATAAATGCTTTAGCCAGTTATCTCACAAGCACCGGCGTTGTATTTCAGGCAAGCGCGCAACCTTTTCTCGTGCTTGGTTTGCTGGTGACTGCTCTGGCAACTAGCCATTAATTCCCTTCATGACAAAATCGCCGTCGGCAAGGTGAGCTAGCAAACGCGCCTTAAACGTGTTTCTGCTTGATGTTATCAATCCAGCAACAATAGATTGCGCCTTGAAGCGAGAAAGAGATGGCAAGATTTGCATTTCCATGTCAGGATGTCGCAGAACCAGAGTAGGACACCGTCAAACTCAGAAACTATAGTCAAGATTTCTGGATCAATAAGTTGCTTGTGAACCAAggctcaaccaaaaaaaaaaaaaaaaacagttcttTTCATGGAATCGATAAGCGAATTGTGTAGTACAAGTCATGGTTTCAAACCCATCCCATGCTTGTTCTCAAAACATCTTGCCATGCCTGTGCAAACTTAATGTTTTGGTTTAGTGTTATTTTTCTATCTatcatatacatattttttcatcttttgtttgtgttttcagattattatCAAAATTCAGTCCATGGTCCACAAGGACCTTGATATtgttttgcaatattttttatatattaataatcatatactTATGTAAtgaaatacatgttttttttattattttattatcagcaataattttaaccaaatatttttaactattttttatttaactgtaATTTCAACCATGATTTTAGACACACACAACTAACAGcaattaaaaattcttttttaaaatatgttttttcttaaattacaaCTATAAAATCTACTACAATACTAAAGACACCAAATCCATTGCATAATAAGTCGTGACAGTTCGAATGTAGGATAGATAAATACAAGTATTATGCCAAGGAAAATTTTAATAGTGATAAACGAAGATGCAGAAGAATATAGTTatacaaacttcaaaagaaaGACAATAGGGTTACACCAATAACTTAAAAACCAACAAATCTAGGGTTAAGGGTTACACCAACAGCTTAAAAACCAGCAAACCTAATCTCTTATAGGAAAGACAAACAACAGAAACACTCCACGCCCAAGGCCTATTAAAAATTGCATGGGCATGGTGTGGTCGCCCTCTTAATACTAGTCACTTGTCCTCTCGATTCTTTCAACATTTCTCTATCTTTTCTTAAAACAGGAAATGTGAATGCATtggcttttaaaaaatagaaaattttttgtattttaaaaaaagctaccACCTTTACTATCAATAAGTGTGTATTTAACCTGAAAGGTGGTATAATTTAAATGATCAGATCTTGGATTTGCTTCCTAAAGATCATCAATTTGAGTTCCACGAATTTTAGGGTCACTGAaagtttacatggtcgttaactttagaaCTCGTTAAATTAGTTGAGGTACGCGTAAACTGATCCAAAcactcatgttaataataaaaaaagtatatatctTAACTTTGAGGGGTATAGTTTAACTAATCATGTTCTAGGTTTGTTCTTTAGAGGTCAACAATTTGAGTCTCACAAACATCAAggtcactggaggcttacatgattgttaactttagggctcgtgggattagtcgagatatGTGTAAGTTAGCCCAGACactcatgttaacaattataataagaataataataaataatgtatcttccatgtttttttcacataagaattatttcaataaaaaagagaaattattaactaataattatttgttcatttgagataaataaatcattagCTTGCTTGCCTTGAGATGGGAATGCAGGCCACTTTCAAACAATTTCCATTGCCAGTgtataaaatatgaatttcaaTAGTTAGGAAATAATAATCATCTACCAGAATGATACAATGGGCTggataaattgaaataaaaattcttttgaattatcaCGTTGTAAAATATCATAGCTGTGGCGGGCTTGCTTTGAACCTCAATGATGGGCCTAGGATCTGTATCCTTATCACTGGACGCATTATACAAATCACGAGTCATGACTCATAAGAAACAGCAGCCCAAAACCCTATGGGTCATGAATCATGAACCTGGGAGGTCAGGCTCCAGCTCTGAGGGCGAAGTGCACTTTTTTCGGCATAGATACATCACGTGATCAATTGCTTCACTAAACCTGATGAGGATGACTCGACTTCCAAGAAGCCATGTTAGCCTTCAGGCCCACAACACACTAGTCTCCAGATTGGATCCATGGTGTTCATATAACCCAACAAACAGCACCGAGCAAGTTTATAAGTTcgctgttattttttaaattgttttaaaaatatatatattaaaaaatatattttttatttttaaaaaaatatttttgatattgacatattaaaataatatgaaaataccaaaaaataattaatttaaattaaattaaaaatatttaatttttacaacattatttttaaaacgtaaaaacaaacaaacctttATTGGAAGACTGAAAAACACATACTTTGACCATAAACCATAGATACAAAACTCAGCCAGGACCGGTAGGTTGACATGAGGTCTTGTCTGGGTTTCAAATGGTCAAAACTTGGGTCTATAATTGGCTCAGCCAAACCCGTATGAGACTtgaacttttttcttcttcaataaacctaaaaaatataaagttaattttcagATACTTtgctttatgtatttttttatattctacaTCCTCatgaaatatttcttattttttctatgtgaaattactatatatatagttttcattcacattgaatgtttttgaattttttcgtTGAATAACTAGATATATAGCATTcatttacatatattatttcttaatttttcctttatatatataagttgcAAGTTGTGATAATGCAAGTAATCAATCGAAGACTTAttcacttagaaaagcatgtcaataattttttttttattttttaaaagttatttttgagatcagcacattaaaataatttaaaaacattaaaaacatattaattcaaaacaaaaaataaaataaaaattttttaaatttttatagaaatgtttttgaaaagcatTCTCAAACATCCTTTTAACACCCAGCGGAAAGTTTGCGTGAGCCGATGGCATCGGGTCATTATCATTGAATTCTCTAACGTGGATGGCTACTGAGCTAACATGTGAAGCTCCCATCACAGAAGAaacaatttaaaagacaaaacatGGCCGGTCGAGATGCTCATGCCTTCAATATTCAACGAACTTGCAGGTATGACACGGGAAACACTCTCAATTAAATTGGTTGTCTTTAAATTTCTCCATCGATACTAAACTATAATGGTTTTCGACGGTACAGATTGTTCTATCGCTCTCTGGCCAGGTTCTTAATTTCGCACCCTCTTCTCCGGGCAAGAGAATGGCCTGATCCATGCAAGTATTTGTAAGAATTGAcggaaaaacattttgttttgtttacatttttatttttatatattattttcttaaaatcatttataatattaaatttaccgTGACAgtgactttttaatttaaagtgaaTGTTACATCAAATAATACtatttctaagttttttttctttatttaaaataaaaaaaaatcttaaattagtGAATCTTTACATCTATATAAATTGGATTGGAGTTTAGTGTGTCtgtgtatatttatattgatttcgataataattatttttattaatatatatattaattagattaagttaaaaaaaaacaatattataaaacacattatttatattagattattgcattaaaaaaatcaataatttttctctTGTATATTCCAAAgttttaattatcaatcaagTTTTTGTTAATCATTAAACAGACTCTTTGAagttattaaaatcaaatatatataaataactcAGATCTGAAcataatattgataaaaatgaatCCAAGACAATCCAATTTAATTTGAACATGTTAAAAATTGAGTTGATACATGcaataattcaaattcatttaaaaacatgtttgttttacattttaaaaatatttaaaaaaattgaaattttttatggttttttttactttaaattattttttttgtgtttttatattgtttgatatctgatttaaaaattaaatgtataatTAAAATACGGCTTAATTACTTtccatgacaaaaaaataaaccccTTTAACCCACGTCAAAACTCAGTCAAACAGTGACAACAAAAGTTACAAAACTCTTCGGGCATGTTTTTCA
This genomic window contains:
- the LOC118037508 gene encoding chlorophyll synthase, chloroplastic, with protein sequence MASVLNSALSLNLSNFKRKRVRTQYLVSPLSLSLSRRRVTMGAAETDANEAKPQAPDKAPDSGGGGSSFNQLLGIKGAAKETNKWKIRLQLTKPVTWPPLVLGVVCGAAASGNFDWTLEDVAKSIVCMLMSGPLLTGYTQTINDYYDREIDAINEPYRPIPSGVISENEVITQIWILLLGGLGLAGLLDVWAGHDFPIVFYLALGGSLVSYIYSAPPLKLKQNGWIGNYALGASYISLPWWAGQALFGTLTPDIIVLTLLYSIAGLGIAIVNDFKSIEGDRLLGLQSLPVAFGAETAKWICVGAIDITQISVAGYLLGAGKPYHALALLGLIIPQVFFQFQYFLKDPVKYDVKYQASAQPFLVLGLLVTALATSH